In the Bradyrhizobium guangzhouense genome, one interval contains:
- the wrbA gene encoding NAD(P)H:quinone oxidoreductase, translated as MTKVLVLYYSAYGHIEAMANAVAEGAREAGATVDIKRVPELVPAEVAKASYYKVDQAAPVAKIEDLANYDAIIVGTGTRFGRMASQMANFLDQAGGLWAKGALHGKVGGAFTSTATQHGGQETTLFSIITNLLHFGMVIVGMNYGFAGQMKLDEVTGGAPYGATTITGGDGSRQPSANELAGARYQGRQIAETAKKLHG; from the coding sequence ATGACCAAAGTTCTCGTCCTCTATTATTCCGCCTATGGCCATATCGAAGCGATGGCCAATGCCGTCGCGGAAGGCGCGCGCGAAGCCGGCGCCACCGTCGACATCAAGCGCGTGCCCGAGCTGGTGCCGGCCGAAGTCGCCAAGGCCTCGTATTACAAGGTCGACCAGGCAGCCCCCGTCGCCAAGATCGAGGACCTCGCCAATTACGACGCGATCATCGTCGGCACCGGCACCCGCTTCGGCCGCATGGCCTCGCAGATGGCGAACTTCCTCGACCAGGCCGGCGGGCTCTGGGCCAAGGGCGCGCTGCACGGCAAGGTCGGCGGCGCCTTCACGTCGACCGCAACCCAGCATGGCGGCCAGGAGACGACGCTGTTCTCAATCATCACCAATCTCCTGCATTTCGGCATGGTGATCGTCGGCATGAACTACGGCTTTGCCGGCCAGATGAAGCTCGACGAGGTCACCGGCGGCGCGCCCTACGGCGCCACCACGATCACCGGCGGCGACGGCAGCCGCCAGCCCAGCGCCAACGAGCTTGCCGGCGCGCGCTATCAGGGCCGCCAGATCGCGGAGACCGCGAAGAAGCTGCACGGTTAA
- a CDS encoding protein-L-isoaspartate O-methyltransferase family protein — protein sequence MPDRSDKYRAFFAQLICAAARATDPRLERAFRNVRREAFAGPGPWSISLGGHPYVVTPDDDPAYLYQNALLALDRERGINIGMPGAHAHWLSGCAVREGESVLQIGAGTGYYTAILAELAGPDGRVYAYEIDERLAGLARENLKDIGTVELRERSGVASDLPDVDVIYVCAGAAQPATEWLDALRPGGRLVFPLAPAGVLGGMLMVTRPEQGAAWPAKFLSRAQFIGCAGLQDEEAGRRLAEAFAKGWEGVQSLRRGDQPDETCWFAGDGWWLSTAPASVPDVSVPPHADITRA from the coding sequence ATGCCCGATCGTTCGGACAAATATCGCGCGTTCTTTGCACAATTGATCTGCGCCGCGGCCAGGGCCACGGACCCTCGTCTCGAGCGGGCGTTTCGCAATGTGAGGCGCGAGGCCTTCGCGGGGCCCGGGCCGTGGTCGATCTCGCTCGGCGGCCATCCCTATGTCGTGACGCCCGATGACGATCCCGCCTATCTCTATCAGAACGCGCTGCTGGCGCTGGATCGGGAGCGGGGCATCAACATCGGCATGCCCGGCGCGCACGCGCATTGGCTCAGCGGCTGCGCTGTCAGGGAAGGCGAGAGCGTGCTCCAGATCGGCGCGGGCACGGGCTACTACACGGCGATCCTCGCCGAGCTTGCCGGGCCCGATGGCCGCGTCTACGCCTATGAGATCGACGAGCGCCTTGCCGGGCTTGCGCGCGAGAATTTGAAGGACATCGGCACTGTCGAGCTGCGCGAGCGCTCGGGCGTTGCCTCCGATCTGCCTGATGTCGACGTGATCTATGTTTGCGCGGGCGCGGCGCAGCCGGCGACCGAATGGTTGGATGCATTGCGGCCCGGCGGCCGGCTGGTGTTTCCGCTGGCCCCGGCCGGTGTGCTGGGCGGCATGTTGATGGTCACGCGCCCGGAGCAGGGCGCGGCCTGGCCGGCGAAATTTCTGAGCCGGGCTCAGTTCATCGGCTGCGCGGGACTTCAGGATGAAGAGGCAGGCCGGCGGCTGGCCGAGGCATTCGCGAAAGGCTGGGAGGGTGTGCAATCGTTGCGGCGAGGAGACCAGCCTGACGAGACCTGCTGGTTCGCCGGCGACGGCTGGTGGCTTTCAACGGCACCCGCATCCGTGCCTGATGTCAGCGTCCCGCCGCACGCGGATATCACGCGGGCGTGA
- a CDS encoding GNAT family N-acetyltransferase, which translates to MAFLSLEQLDGRVSSTSGISVDFLRDWQQAALRLDAGHRTAFQHGYWLGAWYGAFHGVAPLIAVITDTATAKDIALVPMFSHLRRGVRIVEFADLGVSDNNAPIVACDASFDAPGAEAIGAALVDGLRALPDGFDLLRFKKMPSYVGAKPNPLVSLGRSGSCSLNGNLVLTGDDYADYQASIKRMQMPRCWRVFSRHAGARFEIATDVARAHELLDVIDVQQQERMQQLGSPFVLNDAAHARFYRDVARQGVAEGYAVISALVCDEGIVATTYGVRYGATYYLLRIGHAGKRWANCSPGLLVTERTMAALHAQGVRRFDLSIGNHDYKRRFGAEPVPLTDVSVALSWRGLPFVLRDHAAQGLRRHPRLAALAARAMGKTR; encoded by the coding sequence ATGGCGTTTCTCAGCCTCGAGCAGCTAGACGGTCGGGTATCCAGCACGTCGGGAATCTCAGTCGATTTCCTGCGTGACTGGCAACAGGCCGCATTGCGCCTGGACGCCGGACATCGCACCGCGTTTCAGCATGGTTACTGGCTGGGAGCCTGGTACGGAGCGTTTCACGGCGTCGCGCCGCTGATCGCCGTCATCACCGACACGGCGACGGCCAAGGACATCGCGCTGGTGCCGATGTTCAGCCACTTAAGGCGCGGCGTCCGTATCGTCGAGTTTGCCGATCTCGGCGTCTCCGACAACAACGCGCCGATCGTTGCATGCGATGCGAGTTTCGATGCGCCCGGCGCCGAGGCGATCGGTGCGGCACTGGTCGATGGCCTGCGCGCCTTGCCCGACGGTTTCGACCTGCTTCGTTTCAAGAAGATGCCGTCCTATGTCGGCGCCAAGCCAAACCCGCTGGTGTCGCTCGGCCGTTCCGGCTCGTGCTCGCTCAACGGCAATCTCGTGCTGACCGGCGATGACTATGCGGACTATCAGGCCTCGATCAAGCGCATGCAGATGCCGCGCTGCTGGCGCGTGTTCAGCCGCCATGCCGGCGCGCGGTTCGAGATCGCCACCGACGTTGCGCGCGCGCACGAGCTTCTGGATGTCATCGATGTGCAGCAGCAGGAGCGCATGCAGCAACTGGGCTCGCCGTTCGTGCTCAACGACGCGGCCCATGCCCGCTTCTACCGCGATGTCGCCCGGCAGGGCGTTGCCGAAGGCTATGCGGTGATTTCGGCGCTCGTCTGCGACGAGGGCATTGTGGCGACCACGTACGGTGTCAGATACGGCGCGACCTATTATTTGCTGCGCATTGGCCATGCCGGCAAGCGGTGGGCGAATTGCTCGCCGGGGCTGCTCGTGACCGAGCGCACCATGGCGGCCTTGCATGCGCAGGGCGTGCGGCGCTTCGATCTCAGCATCGGCAATCACGACTACAAGCGCCGCTTCGGCGCCGAGCCGGTGCCGCTGACCGATGTCAGCGTCGCGCTGTCCTGGCGCGGTCTGCCTTTCGTTCTGCGCGACCATGCCGCGCAGGGACTGCGCCGTCATCCAAGGCTGGCAGCATTGGCCGCGCGTGCCATGGGCAAGACGCGCTGA
- a CDS encoding O-antigen ligase family protein — protein MDRSAADMTDVEARSPGQALRDALAKFNAVNAARCLIAVAALLLVLITLDPFPDLRNPDVAAIVSGRLATTYMSFGLLAAVAVLFTLAADAPSLRSLVTPLHLCLIGWMMINLAFSESREISIQRFVLAASATTLAVLVPLLPPTQRSFNLCLGGAALVLLVTCYLGIILAPHYAIHTALDITEPQLAGDWRGSFGHKNIASPVMSILVYIGIYLSSAGSFVLGPAIALLSGIFLIFTGGKTSTVLCLVIYALASLVYVIRSLWLKRIICFAPLIVMNLLTVGSVVSPVLGSITRALPIDPTFTGRSEIWEFALGAVAERPITGHGYAAFWDGAAEGKTIQGSEWAVTAAHSHNSYLDLAVTIGLPGLLLVILIFVLEPLRNFQEVQAHNRSNALGKLFLTIWLFGLYFGVTETFLVERQNPVWFMFALAVAGLHFLARFQCIAQAEPDH, from the coding sequence ATGGATCGCAGCGCCGCAGACATGACCGACGTCGAGGCCCGCTCGCCGGGCCAGGCGCTGCGCGATGCGCTGGCGAAGTTCAACGCCGTGAACGCGGCGCGTTGCCTGATTGCCGTCGCGGCCCTGCTGCTGGTCCTGATCACGCTCGATCCGTTTCCAGATCTGCGCAACCCCGACGTCGCAGCCATCGTCAGCGGACGATTGGCGACGACCTACATGTCGTTCGGATTGCTGGCGGCGGTCGCGGTGCTGTTCACCCTCGCGGCCGACGCGCCCTCGCTCAGAAGCCTGGTCACACCGCTGCATCTCTGCCTGATCGGCTGGATGATGATCAATCTCGCGTTCTCCGAGAGCCGCGAAATCTCGATCCAGCGCTTCGTGCTCGCGGCCAGCGCAACCACGCTTGCCGTCCTGGTGCCGCTGCTGCCGCCGACGCAACGGAGCTTCAATCTGTGCCTCGGCGGCGCCGCGCTGGTGCTGCTGGTGACGTGCTATCTCGGCATCATCCTTGCCCCGCACTATGCGATCCACACCGCGCTCGACATCACCGAGCCGCAGCTTGCCGGCGACTGGCGTGGCAGCTTCGGCCACAAGAACATCGCCTCGCCGGTCATGTCCATCCTGGTTTATATAGGCATTTACCTGTCATCCGCCGGCTCCTTCGTGCTGGGGCCAGCGATCGCGCTGCTATCAGGCATCTTCCTGATCTTCACCGGCGGCAAGACGTCGACGGTGCTGTGCCTTGTGATCTATGCCCTGGCATCGCTGGTCTACGTCATCAGGAGCCTGTGGCTGAAGCGGATCATCTGCTTCGCGCCGCTGATCGTGATGAACCTGCTGACGGTCGGCAGCGTCGTGAGCCCGGTGCTCGGCAGCATTACGCGGGCGCTTCCGATCGACCCCACCTTCACCGGCCGTTCCGAGATCTGGGAGTTTGCACTCGGAGCCGTCGCGGAAAGGCCGATCACCGGGCATGGCTATGCGGCGTTCTGGGACGGTGCGGCGGAGGGAAAGACCATTCAGGGCTCGGAATGGGCGGTGACTGCGGCGCATAGCCACAACAGCTATCTCGATCTGGCCGTCACCATCGGCCTGCCGGGCCTCTTGCTCGTCATCCTCATCTTCGTGCTCGAGCCGCTGCGCAATTTCCAGGAGGTCCAGGCCCACAACCGCAGCAACGCGCTAGGCAAGCTGTTCCTGACCATCTGGCTGTTCGGCCTGTATTTCGGGGTGACCGAAACCTTCCTGGTCGAGCGGCAGAATCCGGTCTGGTTCATGTTCGCGCTTGCGGTCGCAGGGCTGCACTTCCTGGCCAGGTTCCAATGCATTGCGCAAGCGGAACCCGATCACTGA
- a CDS encoding glycosyltransferase, which yields MPAKTFDYDPDDMILNLFFEDKDDRWFPGDRHLRRMARKMLFGEPRMSGQLRVFLNLCAGLDRLGIRYRVNDYRYIAQHPEEVACIIGRAFLLDKFAWKNPILLGVCAYNHPFDDPDLFKRLPVKKFLVPGDWYAEMYRPHWPETEAWPVGIDTDQWAPSRPRDKTIDVLIYDKVSLDRERHVPEMVEPVRARLTREGRSFTELRYGSYKEEDYRSALARSRSMIFLCQNESQGIAYQQALSCGVPVFAWDPGGPWRDPDYYPHRVQFAPVSSVPYWDDRCGLKFTDQAGFEEHWSDFWAGCTAGKFDPRGYILDNLTLEQRALQYYEMALSVARQSRVPAASGMLVDGWLTGMG from the coding sequence GTGCCCGCAAAGACATTCGACTACGATCCCGACGACATGATCCTCAACCTGTTCTTCGAGGACAAGGACGATCGCTGGTTTCCCGGCGACCGCCATTTGCGGCGCATGGCGCGCAAGATGCTGTTCGGCGAGCCGCGCATGAGCGGACAGCTGCGCGTGTTCCTCAATCTCTGTGCCGGGCTCGATCGTCTGGGCATCCGCTACCGCGTCAACGACTACCGCTACATCGCGCAGCACCCGGAGGAGGTCGCCTGCATCATCGGTCGCGCATTCCTGCTCGACAAGTTTGCGTGGAAGAACCCGATCCTGCTCGGCGTTTGTGCCTATAACCATCCGTTCGACGATCCCGACCTGTTCAAGCGGCTTCCGGTCAAGAAATTTCTGGTGCCGGGCGATTGGTATGCCGAGATGTACCGGCCGCATTGGCCGGAGACGGAAGCCTGGCCCGTCGGCATCGACACGGATCAGTGGGCGCCGTCGCGCCCGCGCGACAAGACCATCGACGTCCTGATCTACGACAAGGTCAGCCTGGATCGCGAGCGCCACGTGCCTGAAATGGTCGAGCCGGTTCGCGCACGGCTGACGAGGGAAGGCCGCTCCTTCACCGAGCTGCGTTACGGCAGCTACAAGGAGGAGGACTACCGGTCCGCGCTAGCGCGTTCGCGCTCGATGATCTTCCTGTGCCAGAACGAGAGTCAGGGCATCGCCTATCAGCAGGCGCTGTCCTGCGGCGTGCCGGTGTTTGCCTGGGATCCCGGTGGCCCGTGGCGAGATCCCGACTATTATCCGCACCGTGTCCAGTTCGCGCCCGTCTCGTCGGTGCCCTATTGGGACGATCGCTGCGGGCTCAAGTTCACCGACCAGGCCGGCTTCGAGGAGCACTGGAGCGATTTCTGGGCTGGCTGCACCGCGGGCAAATTCGATCCGCGCGGCTATATTCTCGATAATCTGACGCTGGAGCAGCGCGCGCTGCAATATTACGAGATGGCGCTCAGCGTCGCGCGGCAGAGCCGGGTTCCTGCCGCCTCAGGCATGCTGGTTGACGGATGGTTAACGGGGATGGGGTAG
- a CDS encoding glycosyltransferase — protein sequence MTLADATLDAPTAAPAAADARAATPVVSVIVPAKNAAAYIGETIASALAQDGVAEVIVVDDGSTDDTITIVHAIHGPRLRLIRNDASGVSAARNFGARNARGDWLMFLDADDRLRPDAVTTLLAAAKAAPRAVLVYGDYNTIDSAGRSIGRRDLLKGRLKPSGQVLERLAGGNFIVNGGIMLVRADAFRTTGGFDISLRYCEDWHCWCRLAATGEFAYVPKLLLDYRLHTANTMNAAVRTPQDFFPAVARVFGDELILGKLPSGAAARLRRAAEIHLVTYAATQAVRFGRHRDALAYLGMVGRRSLKAVPRSAIKIALSYFGI from the coding sequence TTGACCCTCGCCGACGCCACGCTAGATGCACCGACCGCCGCGCCCGCGGCCGCGGATGCGCGTGCGGCAACGCCGGTGGTGTCGGTCATCGTCCCTGCGAAGAATGCTGCGGCCTATATCGGCGAGACCATCGCAAGCGCGCTCGCGCAAGATGGCGTCGCCGAGGTGATCGTCGTCGATGACGGCTCAACCGACGACACGATTACCATCGTCCACGCCATCCACGGTCCGCGGCTTCGCCTGATCAGGAACGATGCCAGCGGCGTGTCGGCCGCGCGAAACTTCGGCGCACGGAATGCGCGCGGGGACTGGCTGATGTTTCTCGACGCGGATGATCGGCTGCGGCCGGATGCAGTGACGACGCTGCTGGCGGCGGCAAAGGCCGCGCCGCGCGCCGTGCTGGTCTATGGCGACTACAACACGATCGACAGCGCGGGGCGGTCGATCGGCCGCCGCGATCTCTTGAAGGGACGCCTCAAGCCCTCCGGTCAGGTCCTGGAGCGGCTCGCCGGCGGCAATTTCATCGTCAACGGCGGCATCATGCTGGTTCGCGCCGACGCCTTCCGCACCACCGGCGGCTTCGACATTTCGCTGCGCTATTGCGAGGACTGGCACTGCTGGTGCCGGCTCGCCGCGACCGGCGAGTTCGCCTATGTGCCAAAGCTTCTGCTCGACTACCGGCTGCACACGGCCAACACGATGAACGCGGCCGTGCGAACGCCGCAGGATTTCTTCCCGGCGGTGGCGCGCGTGTTCGGTGACGAGCTCATCCTTGGCAAGCTGCCATCGGGCGCGGCAGCGCGGCTGCGGCGGGCGGCCGAGATCCATCTCGTCACTTATGCCGCGACGCAGGCCGTCCGCTTCGGGCGACATCGCGACGCACTTGCCTATCTCGGCATGGTCGGCCGGCGATCGCTCAAGGCGGTGCCGCGGTCCGCGATCAAGATCGCGCTTTCCTATTTTGGGATCTAG
- a CDS encoding glycosyltransferase family 2 protein: MTLIPTDLSASRISDSMRDPFREIAASSRVIDLSVGIVVCIPCFRRPDHLRLTLDSLVNQRTPRSFAVVMVENDAAGRASAPVAAEYLASGKLQGICLVEQRQGNCQAINAAFETAQAVFPSATRFLMIDDDEIASPDWLELMVRTAEATGADIVGGPVLPVFDDDSRPWLARHPAFCPAYDYTGAVPMIYGCGNCLITRAAFDRLGSPAFDLQFNFLGGGDCDFFYRGRNAGMIFHWTAEAIITETVPQSRTRLGWIARRGLRIGVINYRARSKAARGVAARARLFAQTLGRLPLSLVRSVRLLTSSRAVVAMHPLLVAVGSALAAFGFDPKPYEASKIVS; the protein is encoded by the coding sequence ATGACGCTGATCCCGACAGATTTGTCCGCCAGCCGGATCTCGGATTCCATGCGCGATCCCTTCAGGGAGATCGCGGCGAGCTCGCGCGTCATCGACCTTTCGGTCGGCATCGTCGTTTGCATTCCCTGCTTCCGCCGACCCGACCATCTGCGGCTCACGCTGGATTCGCTGGTCAATCAGCGCACCCCGCGCTCTTTCGCGGTGGTCATGGTTGAGAACGACGCGGCAGGGCGCGCGAGCGCTCCGGTGGCTGCGGAATACCTCGCGTCCGGCAAGCTCCAAGGCATCTGCCTGGTCGAGCAGCGGCAGGGCAATTGCCAGGCGATCAACGCCGCGTTCGAGACGGCGCAGGCGGTGTTTCCCTCCGCGACCCGCTTTCTGATGATCGACGACGACGAGATCGCGTCGCCCGATTGGCTCGAGCTGATGGTTCGCACGGCGGAGGCGACCGGCGCCGACATTGTCGGCGGACCGGTGCTGCCGGTGTTCGACGATGACAGCCGGCCCTGGCTCGCGCGTCATCCGGCCTTCTGTCCTGCCTACGATTACACCGGCGCCGTGCCGATGATCTATGGCTGCGGCAATTGCCTGATCACGCGCGCCGCGTTCGACCGGCTCGGCAGCCCCGCCTTCGATCTGCAATTCAATTTTCTCGGCGGCGGCGATTGCGATTTCTTCTATCGCGGCCGCAATGCCGGCATGATCTTCCACTGGACCGCGGAAGCCATCATCACCGAGACCGTGCCGCAAAGCCGAACCAGGCTCGGCTGGATCGCCAGGCGGGGCCTGCGCATCGGGGTGATCAACTACCGTGCGCGATCGAAAGCCGCGCGCGGTGTGGCGGCACGGGCGCGCCTGTTTGCGCAGACGCTCGGACGACTGCCGCTGTCCCTGGTGCGCTCGGTCCGCCTGCTGACGTCATCGAGGGCTGTCGTTGCGATGCACCCCTTGCTGGTGGCCGTCGGGTCCGCGCTCGCGGCATTCGGCTTCGATCCGAAGCCTTATGAGGCCTCGAAGATCGTCTCCTGA
- a CDS encoding GumC family protein — MLDYNQPIDRARNPTGSEAPQRKSEAGFSVLELANLLWRRKIAIASAALIGACVAVAVGKSLTPRYTATAQLYVDPRELQLVDRELTPRAQDVSGMSMLVESQARLITSNSVLLQVIQQAGLDKDPEFGGESKTLASSLLGLIGLQPRAPSAAETKEVQLAALDALNRHITIRKTDKSFIVDIEVWSTDPAKAAMLANTLTNAYLTESRNSQALAARRATSELSGRLKELRERLRNAETALATYKAQNNFVGTQDALISDQQLSSSNQRLSAARAATMDTQARLDQIEANKRTAADAGAIPEALQSPTIANLRAQYADARKKYAEQTAELGPRHPALRQTEKQVEDLKRTINEEIDRFALSAKNDLTRARDYEASLNRALEVQKRQSVQLSQAAVRLRELEREADASRDVYQSFLKRSRETEEQETLNTSAARVIGEATVPQRRSFPPGMTLFAMIGFIFGGLAAAFWFVAAEHLFNGAAAPEPGRRERKPAPDIAKPQVEAAAPAPALALVEKPLIARLQEADVIRTLGGILATGSGVDLTRLGWPTLRPGFPLTTLLNALRDMRAAMARRTGSKTTPVIALVGAGQTTGRSVSALNFALAAARDGSRVLMIDADHQAHALSSKVKRPGKSEAGKVGWLAIGSKTTREIKTVNGISVLPATESDAGKATDAIRKAIAQARAAGRYDLVILDGPAMPLSAAGRKLLDDTDALVAVLPTSLDINDSMEEILTALGPAQRKLVGVVLDELTPATQTRQRGKQYA, encoded by the coding sequence ATGCTTGACTATAACCAGCCGATTGATCGGGCCAGGAATCCGACCGGGTCGGAGGCCCCGCAGCGAAAATCCGAGGCCGGCTTTAGTGTGCTGGAACTCGCCAACCTGCTGTGGCGGCGCAAGATCGCGATTGCCTCCGCGGCACTGATCGGCGCGTGCGTCGCCGTCGCCGTCGGCAAGAGCCTGACACCCCGCTACACCGCAACCGCGCAGCTCTATGTCGACCCGCGCGAGCTTCAGCTGGTCGATCGCGAGCTGACGCCCCGCGCGCAGGACGTCTCCGGCATGTCCATGCTGGTGGAGAGCCAGGCGCGCCTGATCACCTCCAACAGCGTTCTGCTGCAGGTGATCCAGCAGGCGGGCCTCGACAAGGATCCGGAGTTCGGTGGCGAGAGCAAGACGCTGGCCTCGTCACTGCTCGGCCTGATCGGTCTGCAGCCCCGCGCGCCCTCTGCTGCGGAAACCAAGGAGGTGCAGCTCGCCGCCCTCGATGCGCTGAACAGGCACATCACGATCCGCAAGACCGACAAGAGCTTCATCGTCGACATCGAGGTCTGGTCGACCGATCCGGCAAAGGCGGCGATGCTCGCCAATACCCTGACCAACGCCTACCTCACGGAGTCCCGCAACTCCCAGGCACTCGCCGCACGGCGCGCCACCAGCGAATTGTCGGGCCGGCTGAAGGAGCTGCGCGAGCGGCTGCGCAATGCCGAGACCGCGCTCGCCACCTACAAGGCCCAGAACAATTTCGTCGGCACCCAGGATGCGCTGATCTCCGATCAGCAGCTCTCTTCGAGCAACCAGCGGCTGTCCGCGGCCCGCGCGGCGACGATGGACACACAGGCGCGGCTGGATCAGATCGAGGCAAACAAGCGGACCGCCGCCGATGCCGGCGCGATCCCCGAAGCGCTGCAATCGCCGACGATCGCAAACCTGCGCGCGCAATATGCCGATGCCCGCAAGAAATATGCGGAGCAGACCGCCGAGCTCGGCCCGCGCCACCCGGCGCTGCGGCAGACCGAGAAGCAGGTCGAGGACCTCAAGCGCACCATCAACGAAGAGATCGACCGTTTTGCACTGTCCGCCAAGAACGATCTGACTCGCGCCCGCGACTACGAGGCTTCGCTCAACCGCGCTCTGGAAGTGCAGAAGCGGCAGAGCGTGCAGCTCAGCCAGGCGGCCGTGCGCCTGCGCGAGCTCGAGCGCGAGGCCGACGCCAGCCGCGACGTCTATCAGTCCTTCCTCAAGCGGTCGCGCGAGACCGAGGAACAGGAAACCCTGAACACCTCGGCGGCCCGCGTCATTGGCGAGGCAACGGTGCCGCAGCGCCGCTCGTTCCCGCCGGGCATGACCCTGTTCGCGATGATCGGCTTCATCTTCGGCGGGCTTGCCGCCGCCTTCTGGTTCGTCGCGGCCGAGCATCTGTTCAACGGCGCGGCCGCACCCGAACCGGGCCGCCGCGAGCGCAAGCCTGCGCCCGACATTGCGAAGCCCCAGGTCGAAGCCGCCGCGCCTGCGCCCGCGCTTGCGCTGGTCGAGAAGCCGCTGATCGCCCGCCTCCAGGAGGCGGACGTGATCCGCACGCTCGGCGGCATTCTCGCAACCGGCAGCGGCGTCGATCTGACCCGGTTAGGCTGGCCGACACTTCGTCCCGGATTTCCGTTGACGACCCTGCTCAACGCGCTGCGCGACATGCGCGCCGCGATGGCGCGCCGCACCGGCAGCAAGACGACGCCCGTGATCGCGCTCGTCGGGGCCGGCCAGACCACGGGGCGTAGCGTGAGCGCGCTGAATTTCGCGCTCGCGGCCGCGCGCGACGGCAGCCGCGTGCTGATGATCGATGCAGATCATCAAGCGCACGCGCTCTCGAGCAAGGTCAAACGTCCGGGCAAGTCCGAAGCCGGCAAGGTCGGCTGGCTCGCGATCGGCAGCAAGACGACGCGCGAGATCAAGACCGTGAACGGCATCTCCGTGCTGCCGGCGACCGAGAGCGATGCCGGCAAGGCGACTGATGCCATCCGCAAGGCGATCGCGCAGGCGCGTGCGGCCGGCCGCTATGACCTCGTCATCCTCGACGGCCCCGCGATGCCGCTCTCGGCCGCCGGCCGCAAGCTACTCGATGACACCGACGCGCTGGTGGCGGTGCTGCCGACCAGCCTCGACATCAACGACAGCATGGAAGAGATCCTGACCGCGCTCGGCCCGGCCCAGCGCAAGCTCGTCGGCGTCGTGCTCGACGAGCTCACCCCGGCGACCCAAACGCGCCAGCGAGGCAAACAATATGCTTGA
- a CDS encoding WecB/TagA/CpsF family glycosyltransferase — translation MLERRVNLEGRAATADVPRITVGGLRMAALDLEATADFMIEATDQRHRISRPLYLTSANGEVLARCSTEPQTERLFRAADLINADGQPLVAASKLQSWFPLPERVATTDLFHVVARKAEATGRTFYLLGASEEENAAAVRRVQNMYPKLKIVGHSHGYLRGEALRAKVDEINALAPDFLWVALGVPNEQAFVEEYTPLLTNVGVIKTSGGLFNFLSGSRSRAPRWMQRVGLEWAWRTWLEPRRLFWRYLTTNPRAIYLLFSRNRPFNR, via the coding sequence ATGCTTGAGCGTCGCGTCAATCTCGAGGGTCGGGCCGCAACCGCCGACGTGCCCCGGATCACCGTCGGCGGCCTGCGCATGGCCGCACTCGACCTGGAAGCAACCGCCGACTTCATGATCGAGGCGACCGACCAACGTCACCGTATCAGCCGCCCGCTGTACCTGACCTCTGCCAATGGCGAGGTGCTGGCGCGCTGCTCGACCGAGCCGCAGACCGAACGTCTGTTCCGCGCCGCCGATCTGATCAATGCCGACGGCCAACCGCTGGTCGCGGCCTCGAAGCTGCAGTCCTGGTTTCCCCTGCCCGAGCGCGTCGCCACGACCGACCTGTTCCATGTCGTCGCGCGCAAGGCGGAGGCGACCGGTCGCACCTTCTACCTGCTCGGTGCCAGCGAGGAGGAGAACGCCGCGGCCGTGAGGCGCGTCCAGAACATGTATCCAAAGCTCAAGATCGTCGGCCACAGCCATGGCTATCTCCGTGGCGAGGCGCTGCGGGCCAAGGTCGACGAGATCAACGCGCTTGCGCCCGACTTCCTGTGGGTCGCGCTCGGTGTCCCGAACGAGCAGGCGTTTGTCGAGGAGTACACGCCGCTGCTTACCAATGTCGGCGTCATCAAGACGTCGGGCGGCCTGTTCAACTTCCTGTCGGGCAGCCGATCCCGCGCGCCGCGGTGGATGCAGAGGGTCGGGCTCGAATGGGCCTGGCGTACCTGGCTCGAACCGCGCCGCCTGTTCTGGCGCTATTTGACCACCAACCCGCGCGCGATCTATCTTCTGTTCAGCCGCAACCGGCCATTCAATCGCTGA